One Danio rerio strain Tuebingen ecotype United States chromosome 22, GRCz12tu, whole genome shotgun sequence genomic window carries:
- the si:rp71-1i20.1 gene encoding uncharacterized protein si:rp71-1i20.1 translates to MFCMFALCLCWWRLAGVFGESVSVTEGDSVTLNTDTQISKDDIRWTFGAENSIIVKIKIKRQNFSTYDGPDGRFRDRLKLDNQTGSLTIMNIRSEHAGDYILLITGINRTIKTFSVSVYARLPVPVLTFSSSQCSPSQYNCSVVCSVVNVSAVSLSWYKGNSVLSSISVSDLSISLSLPLEVEYQDKNTYSCVINNPISNQTTQLNITKHCQTCEGMIAPTCLKQKCSYSNNGLLQVLQTLDLRYC, encoded by the exons ATGTTTTGCATGTTTGCTTTATGCTTGTGCTGGTGGCGTTTAGCTG GTGTGTTTGGCGAGTCTGTGTCAGTGACGGAGGGAGATTCAGTCACTCTAAACACTGATACTCAAATATCTAAAGATGACATACGATGGACATTTGGAGCTGAAAACTCGATCAtcgttaaaattaaaataaagaggcAAAACTTCTCCACGTATGATGGCCCTGATgggagattcagagacagactgaagCTGGACAATcaaactggatctctgaccatcatgaACATCAGATCTGAACATGCTGGAGATTATATACTCCTGATAACTGGAATTAATCGGACAATAAAAACATTCAGTGTTTCTGTCTATG CTCGTCTGCCTGTTCCTGTCCTCACCTTCAGCTCTTCTCAGTGTTCTCCATCGCAGTATAATTGTTCAGTGGtgtgttcagtggtgaatgtgagcgctgtgagtctctcctggtacaaaggaaacagtgtattgtccagcatcagtgtgtctgatctcagcatcagtctctctctacctctggaggTGGAATATCAGGATAAAAACACCTACAGCTGTGTGATCAACAACCCCATCAGCAACCAGACCACACAGCTCAACATAACTAAACACTGTCAGACATGTGAAGGTATGATAGCACCAACATGTTTAAAGCAGAAATGCTCTTACAGTAATAATGGTCTCCTTCAGGTCCTTCAGACGCTGGATCTCCGCTACTGTTGA
- the LOC141380150 gene encoding SLAM family member 5-like yields MFGMFALSLCWWRLICVFGESVSVMEGDSLTLHTDTQISKDDILWTFGAENSIIANIKIKKQNLSIYYGPDRRFRDRLKLDNQTGSLTIMNIRSEHAGDYKVLINGAKLIIKTFSVSVYARLPVPVLICSSSQCSSSQYNCSVVCSVMNVSAVSLSWYKGNSVLSNISVSDLSISLSLPLEVEYQDNNTYSCVINNPISNQTTQLNITQLCQPCLGKVAPK; encoded by the exons GTGTGTTTGGCGAGTCTGTGTCAGTGATGGAGGGAGATTCACTCACTTTACACACTGATACTCAAATATCTAAAGATGACATACTATGGACATTTGGAGCTGAAAACTCGATCATCgctaacattaaaataaagaagcAAAATCTCTCCATTTATTATGGTCCTGATAggagattcagagacagactgaagCTGGACAATcaaactggatctctgaccatcatgaACATCAGATCTGAACATGCTGGAGATTATAAAGTGCTGATCAATGGAGCAAAACTGATAATAAAAACCTTCAGTGTTTCTGTCTATG CTCGTCTGCCTGTTCCTGTCCTCATCTGCAGCTCTTCTCAGTGTTCTTCATCCCAGTATAATTGTTCAGTGGTGTGTTCAGTGATGAATGTGAGtgctgtgagtctctcctggtacaaaggaaacagtgtattgtccaacatcagtgtgtctgatctcagcatcagtctctctctacctctggaggTGGAATATCAGGATAACAACACCTACAGCTGTGTGATCAACAACCCCATCAGCAACCAGACCACACAACTCAACATCACTCAGCTCTGTCAACCATGTTTAGGTAAGGTAGCACCAAAATAA
- the si:ch211-274k16.9 gene encoding cell adhesion molecule CEACAM4, with product MIHVFNLLVGTLILLVHGLTFTDIVSLSVMKGDSVNLCTGVQTNQQEDVTWYFNGIHIAQINGDVSFSCTDVQCNEGTEKFRDRLKLDVQTGSLTIMNINTTHSGKYHLVNSNGEKIFNVTVHDDPAGHQDDVKENEGQSVTFRPAVIRKLNDVLTWYFLNILIAEITVNQSQICRDVQCKERFTDRLKLQSESGSLTIMNIRITDSGEYTLVIFTSSNKHFSITREKRFTLTVISLRRSHLTGGAVAGIVVSVLLVVALVVAAVIYRRRLLRPAPPPPPPSLSRNHSERRENLIIPREQMISLRGSLEVLKSDSVCQLNNEPSLQH from the exons ATGATACATGTCTTTAATTTGCTCGTAGGGACCTTGATTTTACTCGTTCACG GTTTGACTTTTACAGATATTGTGTCGTTGTCAGTAATGAAAGGAGATTCAGTCAATCTATGCACTGGTGTTCAAACAAACCAGCAAGAAGACGTTACATGGTATTTTAATGGTATTCACATTGCACAGATCAATGGGGATGTCAGTTTTAGCTGTACTGATGTTCAGTGTAATGAAGGCACTGAGAaattcagagacagactgaagCTGGACGTtcagactggatctctgaccatcatgaacatcaacacaacacactctGGAAAATATCATCTGGTCAACAGCAACGGGGAAAAGATCTTTAATGTGACTGTCCATG ATGATCCTGCTGGTCATCAAGATGATGTCAAGGAAAATGAAGGACAGTCTGTTACTTTTCGTCCTGCTGTAATAAGAAAACTAAATGATGTGCTGACATGGTATTTCCTTAACATTCTCATTGCTGAGATCACTGTAAATCAGAGTCAGATCTGCAGAGATGTTCAGTGTAAAGAGAGATTCACAGACCGACTGAAACTCCAGAGTGAATCCGGATCTCTAACCATCATGAACATCAGAATCACAGACTCTGGAGAATATACACTAGTGATTTTCACCAGCAGCAACAAACACTTCAGCATCACCAGAGAGAAGAGATTCACTCTTACTGTCATTT CTCTTCGACGTTCACATCTGACTGGAGGTGCTGTAGCAGGAATAGTTGTTTCTGTTCTGCTGGTTGTTGCTTTGGTTGTTGCTGCTGTGATTTACAGGCGTCGCCTACTCAGACcagcaccaccaccaccaccaccatcattaTCTCGAAAccattcagaacgcagagagaaccttataattccaag GGAACAGATGATATCGCTCAGAGGATCTCTAGAGGTTCTTAAATCAGACTCAGTCTGCCAACTAAATAATGAACCATCACTTCAACACTGA